In the genome of Bremerella sp. P1, the window AAGTAATTCCTTATCACGATCAGCTCTACCATGTCACGTTTGATAAGCATTCTCTGCATATCAAATGCGTGACTCATGCTGTGCCTGAGAGCTATCATCCCAACCCGCAACATCTGGTCATTGCTCGTAGCGAACCGTCGAAGATTCGCAACCGAATGTACTATCTTCAGCGCGATGACTGGTCGGATTACGAACGCGTTCGTGTTATCCACATCGCCGAAGACGCCAGCCATGCGGAGTACGAAGGGAAACCGTATTACGGCTCGGCCCAAGGCGTACTCGGAGATCGACTCATCGAGCCAAACGAGGTCGTCCATCAATGGTACAATAGCACGACTGACGTCGCGGGCATCGTGCCGCCGGTTGAGATCGAAGGGGTAGGCAGACTACGCGGCTGGGTCGAGTTTCGTCAGACCCTGGCCGACAACTGAGATGTCCTCTAAAAGAGTCCCATCGCGATCAAGCTATAGCGAACGACAAACCCGCCCACGACCAGGCTGACCATGCTCATCAGCTTGATGAGGATGTTCAAGCTGGGGCCGCTGGTATCTTTGAACGGATCGCCGACCGTATCACCGACGACCGCCGCCTTGTGGGCGTCGCTGCCCTTGCCCCCGTGATTGCCCGCTTCGATATACTTCTTTGCATTGTCCCAACTGCCGCCGCTATTGGCCATGAAGATCGCCAGGCAGAAGCCGCTCGTCAGGGCACCCACCAGAAGTCCCAGCACGCCACCGACCCCCAGCAAGAAGCCCACGGCCAAGGGAGTAATCAGCCCGAGGAGTGAAGGGACGATCATCTCCATCTGGGCTGCCTTGGTACTGATCTCGACCGGGGTCGCGTAGTCTGGCTCTTCGGTATTGTCCATGATGCCAGGCTTCTCGCGGAACTGCCGACGCACTTCTTCGACCATGCCTTTTGCCGCGCGTCCGACTGCTTTCATGGTCAGCGCACAAAAGACAAACGTCGTCATCGCACCGATGAAAATACCAACCAGGACTTTCGGGTTCATGACGTTCGCTTCGTAGTAAGTTGCGAAGTCGCTGAGGCTGGCCTCGTGGACGTTGACAAAGCGTGCATCCGTCTCGGTGAACATCAGTTGAGGTTCCCCCTGCTCCGGCTTGACGACCTGAACCATGTCGGAAGCAAGCGCCGCAGGCTTTCCGTCTGTGCCCAGATTCTTCCAAGCATCTTTGACCTTTTCGTCGCGAAGATCAGCCGGCATGGGCAAGTAGCCGTAGACGTAGTCTTCGCCATCATGATCTTCCTTCAAAATGACCAGGCCTGGGGCGATCTTGGTGGGCGTATCGTATTCGACCTGGGCAGCAACACTGGTTCCCCAGCGATCGAAGCCTTCGCGGACGACTTCTACGTAGGCCGCCATCAAGGCCAAAGCGGTTAGCGCGGCCGAACCAATCGCGAAGCCCTTGCCTGTGGCTGCGGTCGTATTGCCGAGGCTATCCAACGCATCGGTTCGCTCACGGACGATTGGTTCCAGGTGAGACATCTCGGCGTTGCCACCGGCGTTGTCGGCAATCGGGCCATAAGCATCGGTCGCCAGGGTGATGCCCAGCGTGCTGAGCATACCGACCGCCGCGATTCCCACGCCATACAGACCCAACGCAAACAAGTTGGGATCATCAAAGCTCCAGCCGTTGGCAAAACCGAACGAGGCCAGCGTGGCGATCGCAATCACAATGACCGGGGGCCAGACACTGAGCATGCCGTCGGCGATTCCGCCGATGATGATCGTGGCAGGTCCGGTCTCGGATTGTTCGGCAAGGTTTTTGGTCGGCGGGAACTCGTCGCTCGTGGCGTATTCCGTCCACTTACCAATCAGCCATCCGGCTGCGAGTCCGACGATAATACTCAGCGATACGCCTGGGATGGCAATGCCAAGCTGAAATGAAGCATCCGGTACCGCAGGCATCAACAGAATACAAATCAGGATGGCCACCACCGTGACGGCACCTGTGGCCATGTTGATCCCGCGTGAAAGGGCTGCGAGCAGATTCTTCTGCGATGCGCCTTCCTGCGTGCGGACCAGGTAGACACCAACAATCGAGAGAAGTGTTCCGAACGCGGCAATCAGCATGGGAACAAACACCGCGCGGATCTGTGCGTCGGCCACATTGTCGAAGCCGGCCGAACTAGCGATAGCCGGGGAAGAAAACGCGGCCACACCCAGGGCGGCGGTCGCCAGAATACTTCCGCAGTAACTTTCGTAAAGGTCGGCACCCATCCCTGCGACATCCCCCACGTTGTCGCCGACGTTATCGGCAATCGACGCTGGGTTGCGCGGGTCGTCTTCGGGAATGCCTTGTTCGACCTTACCTACCAGGTCGGCACCGACGTCGGCCGCTTTGGTAAAGATCCCACCCCCGACACGTGCGAACAGTGCCTGGCAACTGGCTCCCATGCCGAAGCAAAGCATCGTTGTCGTGATATTAAACAGCGAGAGATCGAAGACCCATTTCAGCACGCCAAACCAGATCACGATATCGAGCAGCCCCAGGCCAACGACCGTCAGGCCCATGACCGCGCCACTGCGAAATGCGACTTGCAAACCTTGGTTGAGTGACTTTTCTGCACCGGCCGCTGTACGGCTGCTGGCCAGCGTCGCGGTCTTCATGCCGATCCAACCGGCGAGCCCTGAAAAGAAGCCGCCGGTCATGAACGCAAAAGGGACCCAGCGGCTTTGTACTTCGACGACAAACGCAAGTAGGGCGAGCACCAAGGCGATCGCCACGAAGAAGATCGTCACCACGACATACTGCTGAGCCAGGTAAGCGTTCGCTCCTTCGCGAACGTAACCGGCGATTCGCTGCATGGTCGGAGTGCCAGGGTCCGCTTGGACCATGCCGGTAAAAAAGAAGTAGGCCTGAACAAGGGCCGCAATCGACGCAAAAAGTACCAACAGCCAGATGCCGAAAAACATGGTGCCATTCCTTTGAAGACCGACGGCAAATTCGAGGGTGTCGCAATCGATGAGAGCCCACAGGCCGACCGAGTGGCCAGATCTCACGTGGGGTAGTCGTCATTATCCATATTATTGGAGGGGTTTAAACTGGTTTATGGGAGCTTCACAAAGGAAAGATGAGAAAAAGTGCGCATAATAACACGGTTTGCGGTGCTTCCCTGTCCGTTAACCTAAAGCGGTCTCTTTTCGAACAAGACCGTGTTTCCAGCAGTTTCCAGGCGAAAATCTGGCGGTGACTCCATCTGCCGACGCGGGGATGAAGAGCATAGCCTGATGGACCTTTCCCCCCATGTTAGGCGGATTGATTTCCCCTGTGCAAAATTGTTGGCTTCTTCGAGAACAGCGATTAAGCTTTAGATGTTGTGTTTCCTACGTATTTGGTAGGAAAAGTATCCGTTGATCGCTGCATCCTTTGGGGGCGACTACGCGGATCTTGTCTTGGATCATCTCACAGTTGTTAGTCGATTCGCGGGCAATCGCCGAATTCGAGCGAATCATAGGAGCAGTTATCTCATGAAATGGCACATGGTTGGGCGATTGTTTGGCTGCATGGCCATGCTGGCCTGTTTGGCTCCAGCGGCGATCGCGGACGATAAGAAATCCGGTTCGTCCAGCGAAGTCGAAACGGTCGAGATGTTCCAAGCGATCGATAATGGTGACATCGAAGTGAAGTTCATTCCGATGAACTCCGAACGAGGCACCGTCATCATCACGAACAAAACTAAGAAGAAGATGCGTGTCGAATTGCCGGCCGCGTTCGCTGGCGTTCCTCTGGCCCAGTTCGGCGGCGGCTTTGGTGGCAACCAAGGTGGCGGTGGTTTCGGTAACCAAGGTGGTGGCTTCGGCAACCAAGGCGGTGGCGGTAACCAAGGCTTCGGCGGCGGCTTCGGTGGTAACCAGGGCGGTGGCGGCTTCGGCGGCGGCGGCGGCTTTGGTGGTAACCAAGGCGGCGGTGGCGGTTTCTTCAACGTCATGCCTGAAAAGGTTCAACGCATCAAGGTCAAAGGCGTTTGCCTTGATCACGGTCTGGAAGATCCCGATCCGCAGATCCCTTACGAACTGAAGCCAATCGGTGCTTACACCGAAAAGCCTGGCGTCGCTGACGTTTGTCACATGCTGGGTAGCGGTGAACTGAATCAGCGCAGTGCACAGGCAGCTGCCTGGCACCTGAACAACGGCATGAGCTGGGAAGAACTGGCCAACAAACGCATCGAGCACCTGATTGGTGACGATACGCCTTACTTCAGCCGCCAAGAGTTGCAGATCGCTTACCGAGCAGCTGAAGCTGCTAAGGAACGCCACGCAGCTCGCGAAAAGGCGAATAAGAAGAAGCCAACCGACTCGCTCTCGCTCAGCGCTGAGTAAGCCGAACGATTTATTCGAGTCAGCACGATTCGGGGGACGCTCATTGAGCGTTCCCTTTTTTTATGCGCTAGGTTCTTTCACTCGAAGCAAATGTGGACGCTTAAGCCGCTTTGGGAGTGATTTCCCGGCTCAGGTCTTGGTAGCGCTCTTTCAAGATTTCGAGCTTGGTATCGTTCAACGATTCGTGCTCGCGGCGAAGTTCGCCCAGTTGAGAGCGAACCTGAGCTTCGCGATCGGCCAGTTCGTGCTTGGCCCGACGGATCGCGGTGTGATGTTGATCGGCGTCGTCTTCGAGCTGTACCTGTTGTTCCTGGATCTCGAGCTTGGCCAGCTCCAGTTGATGCAACATGTGGCGAATCTCGGACTTGGCCGCCTGGTTGCGGGCATGCAGCGCTTTGTCGAAGTGATCGACGGCGTGATCCGTTTGCTGGTCCAGGCGTCGCCGGAGTGCTGAAGGAATCCGCACGCGAATCTCGGCCCAGGCCATTTCTAACTGATCGCGGATCACTTGCAGCTCTTCAAATGCGTACTGCATTTCCTGCTGGACATCAGCCAGTTCGTTCTCGCGACGAGCCAGTTCATCCTGATCGCGCGACAGTTGCTCTTGTTCCTGCTCGAGCCATTGGTGCTGTTGGGCTCGGCTCTGCTCGATCTCACGCTCAACTTTCTGCGTATAGCCGGCGAACTCTTTTTCGCGCAGGGCCTGCAGCGAACGAGCGTTCTTGAGCAGCGCCCACTGCTGTGCCAGTTGAGCCTCGGCTTCGCTCAGCTTCTCCAGCCGAACAGTGACCCGGTCGTCGACCTCGGGTTCAATCTCGGAGATGTCGGTTTCCTGGCCGCGCCATTTACGGCGCCATTGGCGGATCTTCTCTTCGATACTTCGCAGAGGGCTCGCCGAGGATGCCTTCGAATCGGGCTCGTGCGAGGTGGGTTTTACCGATTGCGGAAGCGGTTCGTCCATCGCCAGGGCGGCACTTCGCTGCTGACTTTCGAAGTTCGCCATCCGAGCATTGAGTTCGGCTTCGCGGCGGTCGAGTTCCATCTGGCGATCACGCATCAAGCGGGCCAGTTGATTGATCTGACGTCGCTGCCAATCAGGCAGTGTTTCGAGATCGGCCGAGCTGAGATCGACGCCTTGTTCGTCTTCCAGGGTATCCGCTGGATTGCTCTCCACCGAAGGTGCATGCGGAGGATCGATACGCAACTCTGGCGAGCCCTGCTCGGAGATAGGGCGCGGCGATGGCGTGATGTTCGCTGGGCGGATAGTCGGCTTCATGTCGAATCAATACGGTTGGCGGCACTCAAATGGATTACTCGGCCATCCTTTCGCATCGGCATGATGTGCCTAAGAAATTGAGTTTAACGGCTGCGCAAGTTGAAATGCGGCGAGCTAGCAAGGTGCCGGCGGTGCTACCATCGGGCGAAAGAGTCAGCGCATAAAAAAAACGGAGGACAAACGTCCTCCGTTTTGCTAGCTGTAGAGCAATAGGCCCCCAGCGGCACGCTTAGCCTTTGGCGGCGTCCAGCGCTTGCTGCAGGTTGGCTTTCGGCTGGTTGCCGAGCATTTGGTTTACGACTTCGCCATTCTTGAAGATCATGACGGTCGGGATGCTCTGGATACCGTACTTCACCGCCAGGTTGGGGTTTTGGTCGGTATCGACCTTACCGACTTTGACCGAACCTTCGTATTCGGTGGCAAGTTGGTCGATCACTGGTGCCAGTTGACGGCAAGGACCGCACCAAGGAGCCCAGAAGTCGACCAAGACCGGCTCGCTCGATTGCAGGACTTCGGCATCAAAGTTGTCTTCGTTAAATGTGTTGGCCATAGGAAGGCTTCTCCCGATCAATGGAAAATATGGGGGTTTATTGTCGCTTGCGTCTCATGAGATCAAGTCGAGCCCAGACGTCCAGCATGCCGTAATTCCGAGCCTAAACCAATAGAATCGCGAATTTTAACCAGGTTCACAACCCAGGGGACATGCTTTTATTATGGGGGGTGACCGAGTCAGGACAACCTTCCGCGGTACCCCTCTGCTGTGCTCTGCTAACTAGGATGCCGCTTGGTGACCTGCGTTACAGGCAGATTGCCCTCGGTTTCCCGAAGTTCCCAAATTACGCCACATCCCTGCTGCTAGGTAACCGATGAGCGTCACGATCTATCACAACCCGCGTTGTATGAAGAGCCGACAGACCTTGGCCCGGCTCGAAGAACACGGCATCGAGCCCAAGGTGGTGCTTTACCTCGAAACGCCGCCAGATGAGAAGACCATCAAGGGACTGCTCAAAAAGCTGGGTCTCAAGGCCGAGCAGCTTGTGCGGAAGAAGGATCACAAGGCCTTGGGTCTGGAACAGCCGGAAGACGAAGCAGGCTGGATCGCCCAGATGGCTGCCAACCCAAAGATCATCGAACGGCCCATTGTCGTGGTCGGCAAAGAGGCTCGCTTGGGACGACCGCCGGAGAGCGTCGACGAAATCCTCCCTTGATGCGTGCC includes:
- a CDS encoding sodium-translocating pyrophosphatase, with protein sequence MFFGIWLLVLFASIAALVQAYFFFTGMVQADPGTPTMQRIAGYVREGANAYLAQQYVVVTIFFVAIALVLALLAFVVEVQSRWVPFAFMTGGFFSGLAGWIGMKTATLASSRTAAGAEKSLNQGLQVAFRSGAVMGLTVVGLGLLDIVIWFGVLKWVFDLSLFNITTTMLCFGMGASCQALFARVGGGIFTKAADVGADLVGKVEQGIPEDDPRNPASIADNVGDNVGDVAGMGADLYESYCGSILATAALGVAAFSSPAIASSAGFDNVADAQIRAVFVPMLIAAFGTLLSIVGVYLVRTQEGASQKNLLAALSRGINMATGAVTVVAILICILLMPAVPDASFQLGIAIPGVSLSIIVGLAAGWLIGKWTEYATSDEFPPTKNLAEQSETGPATIIIGGIADGMLSVWPPVIVIAIATLASFGFANGWSFDDPNLFALGLYGVGIAAVGMLSTLGITLATDAYGPIADNAGGNAEMSHLEPIVRERTDALDSLGNTTAATGKGFAIGSAALTALALMAAYVEVVREGFDRWGTSVAAQVEYDTPTKIAPGLVILKEDHDGEDYVYGYLPMPADLRDEKVKDAWKNLGTDGKPAALASDMVQVVKPEQGEPQLMFTETDARFVNVHEASLSDFATYYEANVMNPKVLVGIFIGAMTTFVFCALTMKAVGRAAKGMVEEVRRQFREKPGIMDNTEEPDYATPVEISTKAAQMEMIVPSLLGLITPLAVGFLLGVGGVLGLLVGALTSGFCLAIFMANSGGSWDNAKKYIEAGNHGGKGSDAHKAAVVGDTVGDPFKDTSGPSLNILIKLMSMVSLVVGGFVVRYSLIAMGLF
- the trxA gene encoding thioredoxin produces the protein MANTFNEDNFDAEVLQSSEPVLVDFWAPWCGPCRQLAPVIDQLATEYEGSVKVGKVDTDQNPNLAVKYGIQSIPTVMIFKNGEVVNQMLGNQPKANLQQALDAAKG
- the arsC gene encoding arsenate reductase (glutaredoxin) (This arsenate reductase requires both glutathione and glutaredoxin to convert arsenate to arsenite, after which the efflux transporter formed by ArsA and ArsB can extrude the arsenite from the cell, providing resistance.); the encoded protein is MSVTIYHNPRCMKSRQTLARLEEHGIEPKVVLYLETPPDEKTIKGLLKKLGLKAEQLVRKKDHKALGLEQPEDEAGWIAQMAANPKIIERPIVVVGKEARLGRPPESVDEILP